In the genome of Phycisphaerales bacterium, the window GGTGCTCAGGTCGATCGTGTAGAGGTTGTCGCTGACGAACCATCCCCCGTCCTCGATGGTGAAGAGGCGGCCGTCGTTGGCGAACGCCATGCCACGGCAATCTCCGAGATTGGAGTTGACGACGGGGGTGCCGGCCCCGCTGTTGGGGTCGATGCTGATGATCACGGTCCCGGAACTGGTGTAGATGGTTCCGTCAGCCGCACGCGCCGACGTGTTCAAATGGCCGAACCCCGACTTCTCTCCGATTCACGCCCTTCGATCAAGAGGTCGAAGGGCTTTCTCTTTGTGAGATAGAGGTTTGCGTCGCTCAGCGTCCGGTTCAAACTCACGGAATCCAGAATCCGTCGCCGGACCGCCGAGTTTGAACGCCGCCAGTGCTCGTCGGCATTCTGGCACCAGTCGAAAACCGCAAACGCCAGCTCGATGGCCCCGGCGTCGATCCGTCCAACGCGTTCGCGCGCCTCAGTGACCCCGGCCAACTCGGACCGCAGCTCCTCAGCCTTGTCCCTGTACTGACCCTCCGCAATCGTGCCTGCGAGGTAGGCATTTAGCAGCCGGTCCTGCATCCCGGCCAGTTCTGAGTGCCGTTTGGAGAGTGCCGCCGACTGCCGGCGTTGCTGCGACGAGATGTCCTCGAAGGCGGCGGCCAGCGTCTTGCGAAACAGGTCGCGCACTTCCGCCGGCTCGATTCGCAGCGTCGCCAGTTCGTCGGTGATGGCGCTCTCGACGTCTTCAGCACGCCAGCGGACTCGCGGGTGACCCGGATCCGGGTGATTGTTGCCGCACCGGTAGTAGAGATGCTCGTTGACCGAGCCGTTCTTCAGCTTGCGCTTGATGCGCTCGCCCGTGATGGCGAACCCGCAATGGGCGCACCGCATCAACCCGCCGGAGAGCGGAATCTGCGGTTTTCCGGTGCGACGGTTCTTCCCGTGGAGGATGTCCTGACACGCTTCGAAGAGTTCCCGCGTGATGAGACGCTGGTATCGGCCCGTGAACGTCTGGCCGTTGCGGAGCAGTTCACCGATGTAAAACCGGTTGTTCAGGACGTACGAGAGTGCCGTGCGGGTGAACCGCGGCTGGCTCGGGCGATAGATGTGCCCCTCGCGCTCGAGGGCGTCGGCGAGGGATTGGAAGGTCATGTCGCCGTATGCGTAGAGCTCGAAGATTCGGATGATCGTCCTCGACTTCTCCGGGTGCGGCTGCACCGGCTCCTCGTGATTGTCCTGAACATTGATGTAGCCGTACGGCGCCCCGCCGGTGGGCCAGCCCTGGCGCACCTTCTCGTCCATGCCCTTGAGCACTTCGGAGCGCAGGTTGTCGCTGTAGTACTGCGCCACCGCCGCCATCACGTTGAACGACAAGGCGCCGGCTGCGCCGGGGCCGAACTGGTTCTCGACGAAGGCGAGCTGCACGCCGCAAGAGTCTTCGAGTTCCTGAAGCCGTACGGCGTCGCGCATGTTGCGGCAGACGCGGTCGAGTTTGTGGCTCAGAATGGCGGTGATCTTTTCGCGCCTGGCGTTGGCGCGAACCCACTTGACCATGTCATTGAAGGCGAGGCGTTCCGCCCCGCGCCGCGCCGATTCGGCCACATCGAACTCCCGAGCGACGTGCCAACCCTCTCGTTTGGCTTTCTCGCGCGTCGCCCGAAGCTGCGCGTCGATGGAATACCCCTCGCGCTGCTCGCGCGAGGAGACGCGTGCCCAGACGACCACGTTCATGGCCGGCGCTCCTGCCCTGTGGCGTCCAGAACCGATTCCGCGAATCGCTTGATGTTCATGATGATCTCAATGGCCTCCTCTTGCGAAATGGTCCGCCGGTACCTGCTGGACCAGACCCGCCGATGTTCCGCGATCAGTTCGTCGGTGATCCAGGCGAGCGCCACGGGCCGACTGTCGGCCGTGGGCTCGCACTGATCAGTTACTGCGCGGGGTCGAGGAAGTCCAGTCGATGCTGGCGGATTCATGACGGTGCTTTGGGCATACATGCAATCAGTCCCCCAGCCAACCATCAAGGCCCATGTTCTCGAAGCGCTGGCGAATGTCGGCGATGAGGCGCTCCACCGTGTGCCAGCCGCACTCGAGCTCCCTGGCGATGCTGGCGATCGATTCGCCCTCGGAGAGCATGGCGCAGACTCGCTGTTCTCGCGGCGACAGCTGCGCCACGGCGCTTCGCACATCGATTTCCATTTCATGCTTGGACTCGTACTCCGTGGGCTGGCCCGCGCATCGGCGCACCTGCTCGAGGCGCTCGCGATCGCGGGCACAGCGGCGCGCTGCCGATCGCACCTGGCGATTCACGATGGTCGCGAGCACCGCGTCGGGCTGCACCGCTTCGCGGGACCGCACCGGGTCCGATTTGAACTTGGCCGTCTCGATGGCGATCTGCTGCGCGATGTCGTCGCGGCTGTGATTGTCCAGTCCCATGCGCCGCGCTCGCGCATCAATCAGCCGCATCTGCCACTCGTCCATGAGACCGCGATACTCGTTGCTGCTCATTGCCTGCTCCTGAAGTGAAGGGTGTGGGTGACTTTCGGGAGCGATGGAAGACGCGCATGCGGGGACACGTCTCGCGCGTCTGAGATGAGTTTGAGCGATCAGATGTGCGGCGGGTGTACCGACACATGAGCCGCACGTGAGGCGTCAGGTGAGGCACACGTGATGCTCATGTGTCCGACATATGAGTTTCGATGACCCCGGCGGATCGGCGGCGAATGATGCACGCCACCAGCGACAACCCCTGTGCCGCGAGCGCTACTGCGGCGGGGAGTCGCCATGCCGAATCAATCCATCCTCAATGCGCTGATCCACGAGCCCGCGGAGGCGTACCACGCCCGCAGCGCCGAGCACGTGACGGCGCACCGGCTCGCTGACTTTCGACGCTGCCCGCTGCTCTTTCGCAAGAAGGAGCAGGGCCTTGTCCCGGATCGGGACTCAGCGGCATATCTCGTCGGACGCGCCGCGCATGTGCTGATACTCGAGGGGCGACAGCGGTACGAAGCCCAGTTCGCCGTCGGCGGGCCGGTGAATCCGCGTACGGGTCAGCCCTTTGGCTCCAACACGAAGGCGTTTGCCGACTGGGCGGAACGCATCGGCAAGCCGGTACTCACGGATGATCAGGCGGCGCTGATCGAGCAGATGGCGGCGAGCGTGCGGGAGCACCTGTTCGCACGAGAGCTTCTCGCCGATGGCGCTGCCGAGGGTGTGCTGCGCGGCGAATACGCCGAACACCGATGCCAATCCCGGCTCGACTGGGTCAACCCCAAGCCGGGGCGAGGTATTGTCGATCTGAAAACCACCGATTCACTCGACTCCTTCGAATCGGATATCGCGGCCTTCGGCTACGTCGAGCAGATGGCGTTCTATCGCGCCATGTTCGAGGTAATCGTCAAGGCCACACTCCCGGTTCATCTGCTTGCCGTCGAAAAGCGTGAGCCGTACCGATGCGGCGTCTGGCAAATCGCGCCGCAGGCGCTCGACGAAGCGCAAGCCGAGAACGAAACCGCGATGCGGGAACTGACGCGCTGCTGCGAGACAGGGATCTGGCCCACGCGGTTCGAATCAATCCGTCTCTACGAAGCCATCAGCCCATCCTCGAGCGGGCGAGCCTCGCGCACCTCATCGACTCCCCCGCCCGGCGCAGGCTCGCCCGCTTCTTCTCAATACAAGACCAGCCAGCTCTGAAAGGACCGCAATGACCGCGCTCAGCACGATCCAACGGGGACGAGCCCAACTCCCGCGCCGCGTGCTCCTATACGGGGTGCAAGGTGTGGGCAAAGCCCAGCCGCTGGATGCGAAGGTCTTGACGCCCAACGGCTATGTCAGGATGGGCGACATTGAGATCGGCAATGTCGTGATCGGCTCGGATGGCAGGAGTCATCGTGTTCTTGGGGTCTATCCCCAAGGGGAGAAGGATGTCTTTCGCGTCACCTTCCGCGACGGCTCCACGACGCTCTGCTGCGATGACCACCTCTGGTTCACCCAGACCTTCTGCGAGCGGAGGATGGGTCTGGCGGGGGCGGTTCGCCCCCTGCGGGACATCCGGCGGACCCTCCGCTATGGCACGCATTTCAATCACGCTGTCCCGTGCGTGCGGCCCGTGGAGTTCGAGGTTCTCGGCGATCGGCTGCCCATCGAGCCCTGGCTCCTTGGAATGTACCTCGGAGACGGATCTTCGTCTGGAAGCAGTGTCCTCATCACGAACCAGGAATCGGATGTTCAGGCGAAGATCAAGGACACGCTCGATCGTGCGGATGCAGGCGTGTATACGAGCACCGCCGCGACCGCCATGCGCATCAGGAGCAAGCGCAACGGCCGGCCATCGATCCTCAAGTCCGCCCTGAGAGAGTTGGGTCTCGACGGGCTCGAGTCGCAGGACAAGTTCATTCCGAGCATCTACCTGCACGCGAGGGTTGAAGACCGGCTCGCGCTCCTGCAGGGCCTTCTCGACAGCGATGGGTTCGTGACCAAGCCTGGCGCGGTGGAATTCTGCACAGTCAGCTCGCACATGGCGGAGGATGTCTGCTTCCTCATCCGCAGCCTGGGCGGCTCGGCGAAAAAGATCATCAAGCCCAATCCCACCTTCACGTATCAGGGCCAGAAGCGAACCGGTCAGACCGCCTATCGCATCTTCGCCTCGTTCCGAGCCGACCTGGTCCCGGTCTCCTCCGAAAAGCACCTGGCGAAGTGGTCGGAGCCCCGCTGGGCGATCGGCCACACGATCCGCAGCGTGGAGCCGGCGGGACGAATGCCCTGCCAGTGCATCCGCATCGATGCCCCCGATTCGCTCTACGTCACGGATGATTTCATCGTCACGCACAACACCACCTTCGGTGCGATGGCGGAAAAGCCCATCTTCATCCAGACCGAGGAGGGCGCGAACGATCTCGAAGTCGATCGCTTCCCGCTGGCGACCAAGTACGCCGACGTCATGAATGCGCTGTCGGCGCTGTACTCCGAGGATCATGACTACCAGACGGTCGTCATCGATTCACTCGATTGGCTCGAGCGCCTCATCTGGGCCGAAGTCTGCGCCAAACGCGGCGTCGAGTCGATCGAAGATGTCGGGTACGGCAAGGGCTACATCTTTGCGCTGACTCAGTGGCGTGAGATCGTTTCCGGCCTGGATGCGCTTCGAAACGAGCGTGGGATGCAGATCATCCTGATCGCGCACTCCCAGATCGAGAAGTTCGCCAATCCCGAGACCGACCCCTACGACCGCTACGTGCCTCGTCTCCAGAAGCAGGCGTCGGCGCTGCTCTCCGAGTGGTGCGACGAGCTGCTATTCGCGTGTCACAAGGTCTTCACCAAGACCACCGACCAGGGATTCAACCGCAAGCGCGTGCAGGGTGTCGGCACCGGCGAGCGGATCATCCGCACCACCGAGCGCCCGGCGCACGCGGCGAAGAACCGTTTGAACCTGCCCGACGAGTTCCCGCTCGACTACCGCATCTATGCGGCATTCGTGCGAGGGGAAACCCCGCAAATCGACGGACAAGAGCCTACTGAACAAGGAGCCGGATAATGGCGCAGCTGAATGGGTTCGACGCGCACGAAGTCGAGCCGAACCAAACGTTCGATGTTCTTCCTGCCGGCAAGTATCTGGCGATCATCACCGCCAGCGAAATGAAAGCGACCAAGGCCGGCACGGGCGAGTTCCTTGAGCTGCAACTTGAAGTGGTCGAAGGGCCGTACAAGGGGCGCAAGCTCTGGGATCGACTTACGTTGAAACACGAAAACGCGCTCACGGTACAGATCGCCAAGGGCACCCTTTCCTCAATCTGTCGCGCCGTGGGGGTGATGCGACCCCGCGATTCGGCCGAGTTGCACGGCATCCCATTGCTCGCCAAGGTGAAGGTCAAGCAGCGGTCCGATACCGGTGAATCTGTCAACGAGATTGCCGGTTACGAGAGGAAAGCCCCGGCCGCTCCCTCGCCGGTGCCGTCGACGAGTAGCACGCCGCCGTGGAAGCGTTGAACGAACAGGTCTTCCTGCTGCCCTTCCCGCCGAGCGTCAATCACTACTGGCGCATGGTGAGCACGAGGCATGGATGTCGCATGCTCATCAGCCGCGAGGGTCGGGCCTACCGCGAAACGGTGGTCTCGGCTCTCGCGTCGGCGGGCGCCCGGGCGCAGGACGGTCGTCTTGACGTCTCGATCATCGCGGCTCCACCTGATCGTCGCCGAAGGGATCTCGACAATTTACTCAAATGCACCCTTGATTCGCTCGCGCATGGTGGCGCGTACCACGACGATTCGCAGATCGATCACCTCGAGATCTGGCGCGGCGGCGTCGTGCCCGGGGGCCAGATCGCGATCCGCATTCGCATCATCTCAGGAGCTCATCCATGATCGATGAACGACTCATCTTCAAGAACGTGCCGACATGGTTCGGCTTCGCCGCCGCAGGCGGCACGAGCAATGTCGCCGAGGACCGCTGCATCAGGCGCGAATACCTGCTCAACCCGGGCCTGTTCTTCGAGCGGGTGGTCTACCCCCAGCTCGACTACCTGGACGCCAACGATCAGCCGCTGGCGATCATCATTGCTGACGCCTACGGGTACGAGAACACCGAGCAGGCCAAGGACTTCGATGCGCCGGTCGAGGCAAGAGACAACCCCAACCTCGACCGCTGGTGTGACGAGTTGGCAGGGCACCTCGACGCGCTCGCGCTGGTGACGGATCACCTGGGCTTCTACGTCGGCACGCCGGCGAACGACCCGGACATGCAACTGGCGCGGCAGATCGATCTCGGCGAGTATGCGGCGCGTGCGTACGCATCGCTCGAGCCGTTCATGTACGTCGCCGATTCGATCACCTTCGACCAGGTCTGCCAGCTGACCGATACCGACCCGGTCTATCACGACATGCTGCGCATTCGCAGGCGCCTGGGCATCCCGTGCTTCGCCGAGAGTCGGCCGGACTGTGAGACGACGCAGTGGATGCGAGATCGCTGGGGGTTCATGTTTCAGGAGCGGCACCTGCTGCTGCGCGGCACCCAGTGGGTGCCTCTGGCGGAGATCCGCGAAGCTGGATGCCCGATCGTTCGGATGACCACGGGTGTGCCCGATGATGCATACGCCGATCCGCAAACCGGGCAGAAGTGGGAACCCTGGGTCTGGCAGCAGCACGCCATCCGCAATGCCCGGGCCGACGGCGACTCGGTCACAACGAACCTGCGCAACCTGGCGGCTCACGATCTGCGACTGCGGGACTTCGAGTGATCTCACGAGTCATGGCACTCACCCGGAGCATCCCTCAGTGGTCCACGTGAACGCACAACCCCGGCGCCTCTACATCTCCGGCCCAATGACGGGAATGCCCGAGCACAACTTCCCTGCGTTCTTCGCGGCCGAGGAGCGCTTGAGGCAAGCGGGCTTCGAGCCTCTCAATCCGGCCCGCAACTTCGACGGCGAGACCGATCGTGAACGCGCCGAGTACATGCGCGCCGACATGGAACTCCTGCTGCGCTGCGACGGCCTGTTGATGCTACCGGGCTGGGAGGAATCGCGGGGGGCCAAGCTCGAGTACATGATCGCCTGGGAACTGGGCCTGCCGATTCTCGACATCGCGACACTGGCCGAGATCCGCCAGCCGCCCACGCCGTGGGTGCAGCTGCACACACTGGGCATCGCGGAACCTGCGGCGGCTCCCGAGTCCGTCCTCGCCGAGGCGGCGCGGGTCACCAGCGGTGAGCGGCAGAAGGACTACGGCCATCCCCGTGACGACTTCTCGCGGACCGCGGTGATGTGGAATGGCCTGCTGGCGTCGAAACTTCGCAGCCCGATCACCGCGATGGACGTGCCGCTGTGCATGATCGCCGTCAAGCTCGCGCGGGAAGCCCACCGTCACAAGCGCGACAACCTCGTCGACATTGCCGGCTACGCGCGCACGGGCGCCATGGTCGCAGGAGATGAGTGATGGCCAGGGCAGCAGGGCGCAAGTCGAAGGTCATGATGGCTTTCGGCGATGTGCACATCCCGCACCACAATCCCCGCGCCGTCGAGGTCTTCTGCCGCGCCGCCGAGCGCATCAAGCCTGACTTGATTGTCTG includes:
- a CDS encoding recombinase family protein; translated protein: MNVVVWARVSSREQREGYSIDAQLRATREKAKREGWHVAREFDVAESARRGAERLAFNDMVKWVRANARREKITAILSHKLDRVCRNMRDAVRLQELEDSCGVQLAFVENQFGPGAAGALSFNVMAAVAQYYSDNLRSEVLKGMDEKVRQGWPTGGAPYGYINVQDNHEEPVQPHPEKSRTIIRIFELYAYGDMTFQSLADALEREGHIYRPSQPRFTRTALSYVLNNRFYIGELLRNGQTFTGRYQRLITRELFEACQDILHGKNRRTGKPQIPLSGGLMRCAHCGFAITGERIKRKLKNGSVNEHLYYRCGNNHPDPGHPRVRWRAEDVESAITDELATLRIEPAEVRDLFRKTLAAAFEDISSQQRRQSAALSKRHSELAGMQDRLLNAYLAGTIAEGQYRDKAEELRSELAGVTEARERVGRIDAGAIELAFAVFDWCQNADEHWRRSNSAVRRRILDSVSLNRTLSDANLYLTKRKPFDLLIEGRESERSRGSAI
- a CDS encoding sigma-70 family RNA polymerase sigma factor; the protein is MSSNEYRGLMDEWQMRLIDARARRMGLDNHSRDDIAQQIAIETAKFKSDPVRSREAVQPDAVLATIVNRQVRSAARRCARDRERLEQVRRCAGQPTEYESKHEMEIDVRSAVAQLSPREQRVCAMLSEGESIASIARELECGWHTVERLIADIRQRFENMGLDGWLGD
- a CDS encoding PD-(D/E)XK nuclease-like domain-containing protein is translated as MPNQSILNALIHEPAEAYHARSAEHVTAHRLADFRRCPLLFRKKEQGLVPDRDSAAYLVGRAAHVLILEGRQRYEAQFAVGGPVNPRTGQPFGSNTKAFADWAERIGKPVLTDDQAALIEQMAASVREHLFARELLADGAAEGVLRGEYAEHRCQSRLDWVNPKPGRGIVDLKTTDSLDSFESDIAAFGYVEQMAFYRAMFEVIVKATLPVHLLAVEKREPYRCGVWQIAPQALDEAQAENETAMRELTRCCETGIWPTRFESIRLYEAISPSSSGRASRTSSTPPPGAGSPASSQYKTSQL
- a CDS encoding AAA family ATPase — encoded protein: MTALSTIQRGRAQLPRRVLLYGVQGVGKAQPLDAKVLTPNGYVRMGDIEIGNVVIGSDGRSHRVLGVYPQGEKDVFRVTFRDGSTTLCCDDHLWFTQTFCERRMGLAGAVRPLRDIRRTLRYGTHFNHAVPCVRPVEFEVLGDRLPIEPWLLGMYLGDGSSSGSSVLITNQESDVQAKIKDTLDRADAGVYTSTAATAMRIRSKRNGRPSILKSALRELGLDGLESQDKFIPSIYLHARVEDRLALLQGLLDSDGFVTKPGAVEFCTVSSHMAEDVCFLIRSLGGSAKKIIKPNPTFTYQGQKRTGQTAYRIFASFRADLVPVSSEKHLAKWSEPRWAIGHTIRSVEPAGRMPCQCIRIDAPDSLYVTDDFIVTHNTTFGAMAEKPIFIQTEEGANDLEVDRFPLATKYADVMNALSALYSEDHDYQTVVIDSLDWLERLIWAEVCAKRGVESIEDVGYGKGYIFALTQWREIVSGLDALRNERGMQIILIAHSQIEKFANPETDPYDRYVPRLQKQASALLSEWCDELLFACHKVFTKTTDQGFNRKRVQGVGTGERIIRTTERPAHAAKNRLNLPDEFPLDYRIYAAFVRGETPQIDGQEPTEQGAG
- a CDS encoding DUF669 domain-containing protein → MAQLNGFDAHEVEPNQTFDVLPAGKYLAIITASEMKATKAGTGEFLELQLEVVEGPYKGRKLWDRLTLKHENALTVQIAKGTLSSICRAVGVMRPRDSAELHGIPLLAKVKVKQRSDTGESVNEIAGYERKAPAAPSPVPSTSSTPPWKR
- a CDS encoding RusA family crossover junction endodeoxyribonuclease, producing the protein MEALNEQVFLLPFPPSVNHYWRMVSTRHGCRMLISREGRAYRETVVSALASAGARAQDGRLDVSIIAAPPDRRRRDLDNLLKCTLDSLAHGGAYHDDSQIDHLEIWRGGVVPGGQIAIRIRIISGAHP
- a CDS encoding DUF4406 domain-containing protein, giving the protein MPEHNFPAFFAAEERLRQAGFEPLNPARNFDGETDRERAEYMRADMELLLRCDGLLMLPGWEESRGAKLEYMIAWELGLPILDIATLAEIRQPPTPWVQLHTLGIAEPAAAPESVLAEAARVTSGERQKDYGHPRDDFSRTAVMWNGLLASKLRSPITAMDVPLCMIAVKLAREAHRHKRDNLVDIAGYARTGAMVAGDE